TTTTCCCTTaaatttatcattcttttcatgTCTGAAGATTCATGTGGAAAAGGTTGTTGAACAAGAATTACAAGAACTACAGTTCAAGCCTTTCAATTTTGCCAGACAATTTTATGACCCATACAATAAACTAAAAGGACTGATGCCCAAAGTATATGAAGGACATCACCCTgccctggaggatttttgggccaatcttCAGGATAGCTTTGAGGCCGGAGAAAAATATTACCATTGCCTCATTGTTCCGCAAATAAGGGATTTTGGTATTGAGACCAACTTACCCAAACAGTTACATGATGATGGTTTTTTTCTAGATCCCATATACAGAGAAACAAGGATAGATAAGAGGTCGCTCCCTCCAATTAGGTGGTcacagtggtgcaggagcacccaagacaagattggccaccatgaggccataatgaagatttatgagataattaagtctatgaggttaaaatgaccattttatattttaaacatggataataattccatttggagtcatcaaactcatgtaatgagtcattttgtaataagttgtcaaaattgccatgttgggcaaataatgtcaaaatgagcaATGTAATGGGGTTCACTGGGTAGAATAGGCTTTTAATGAGCATTTTAAGTTTCAGAAGGTattgtgtgaccatattaatgtaataaaattgattagaaagtgtcaagatgcaaaaaggttaaaaacttgtcaattgacaactaaaagtgtcaatttgacaataaattaaaattgtaaacacccaaaagtggttgtatgggtggttaagagttggttttcagtttccatgaagggaagaggtttaaatatgtttgtaatgatccaaaatgaagaggtagagggTCGGATTTGCTTggcattgtaagaatttgtggTTTGGCAATTAAAATataaggttttccttgcaattttggtctaaaatctgcactttattggtctgaaactcttcttctttgattcattttttattggaaatggatttggcaATGTAGAGGAGTATTTTTAAtatcatttgatactattattgaaggttttacattcaaatctaATACACTTTTATTCGCTGTCCTAAAATctgttgtaggtgattgtttttgggaagttttgagagtcacaatgcaaatgtgacccattccactttatgtggttgctCCTTCTTTTGGAATGGGTCAgaaatattttattctatgtttctATAACCTTACATGTGCAGGGAATAActtggagatgaagtgttgataccctagggtaagagattgagtgaggaaaagcatgaaaatggaggcatgagtatagcagcaaAAGATCTAActtaaggaggtagtgtttttatgtgaaaaaatgttaggggatggtaaattcatggtgaatacaaagtttcaagatctagaagtgagttttggggtttggacaaggaggccctagttttttaggcataaaaaggggggtttagtatccaacctatcaaatgattgtgtattttcttgaaacctagaaaatatatggttttggaatatttttcaagacttttttttggtttggagttgtggtcataccatttgttggtactttctttggaaaagagggctaattgggcctagttggtgtgtagcagggtgctGGTATGAGTATTTCGTCCAAAATACCCATAGTTTATTTTCATATATGttatgtaacttccaaaagggtatccagatatgCAATTTATTTTTCAAGTGTTTTCTAATTATTTTGAGTAAATGTCAGAATACCCGCTGAAcagggctactagggaattggcctatttagggacctaGGTAAGGGTTTGTGAGAAAACCAGTCGATAGGGTGAGTGAAGCCTATTGGGaaaagtggaatagggtatgtagaggccctaggaagtgttggaacaagttggtgagtTTAATAGTTCTATcagggcatcttggtgaagcctagtgaaggaaggtgaaacaagaagagttgagtttttgaagaagcaagaatgataagttgcaatgtaattgtgggagggtccatgatgctttgcatcacaCAGAAAGAAGTGGTAGACATTGATACAATTTCTCAAGGAGTGGTAGATAGAACCAGGAAGTGGTTAAGTGTAAGGATCAAACCAGCTGCCTCGAGAGGAAAACAAAAGAATATCCCTATTCATAATCCTCAATAGAGGATACATAACGAGTATACAAGAAGAACCAAGTTAGAATCAAGGAAGAACACCTCTATGGACCAGGAGGaggaatttgaatctcctttgacAACAGAAGAGTTGAAGCAAAagctaaatgagaaaatgaaagaggtGGAATATCTAGCAAAACAGATGAGTTTAGGGATTACTGTCGACCTAGCGGCCACACCACAAGCAGAAATTCATCCTGTTAGGCCTGCTATTGAGGGTGTTGTAGCAACGACAGAACAACCTTCTCAAGAGGCTCAACCCTCTAGTACAACCACCACTCCTACCACCATTGCTACCACCACTACTACAACAACACCAGCTACCACGTCAACCACATCTGTTGCACCAATTGTGTCAACAATGCCTCAACCTTTGGTTACAACAATGGTCACTCCATCTTTTTTTGTTTCACAGATGTCAGTGCCTGCAATGACTCCCACAACTGAAAGAATAACTATTCATAATGTGGAGTCAGACTAAGACCAGGAGGAGGTCGAGCCAGCACCAAAGAAGGTAGAGCCTAAGAAGAGGAAAAGAATGACTCCTTATAGTGTAGACAAACAAAGGGAGCCTGTCATTCAAAATGTATCAGAACTTCCATAGCTAACCCCTATGTATATAGATGATCAGGATCCGTAGGAGCAGCAGCaagatgaagaggggaaaatgggacAAGGGCAGGATGAAGAGCATGATGAAAGACTTATTCTCACTCCACAAGATGTAGAAAACTTGTTCAAAGATATCGCAGGTGGAGATATAGAGCACCAAGGTCAAGAGCCAACCAAAGACTTCAACAAGAAAGTGAgcaagaaattagaagaatatcaGCAACAACCTGATATTCATGGTGCTCTATAGGAAAACCACAACCACAATAACTCATTGTACCAGTGCCTCCTACCCAAGGAGAGACCCAAACTCCTCCAAATATACAAGTTGGAGAAGAAGAGAAGCCACAGgaggaaccatcacaagaagttgGAAGGGTGACAACATAGATAACCATCAAAGGAGGGAGTACAAACGAAAGAACACCACAATGGTCAACCTTCACTTTTAATAAGAAACAAAAGGTGGTGTTGCCTAAACTCTCACTGCAACAGGAAATTACGAaggagccaaagaaaacaaagaagaccaAGAAAATTCACCATTTATCTAGAACTGGCTCTGGTGAAGTAGTTGCCGATATCGCATCCCCTCTAGAGCCTAAAGGAGAGGGTCCTTCAAAATATCAAGTATCATAGATTAGGGTTGGAAGGAAGATAAAGTGAGGACAACTCGATACTTTAGAGTTTACTACCAGTACAGTAAGGAGAAAAATGGAGAAAGAGCATAATTTCCAACTTCAGGTGAAAGCATAATTAGATCAATATAAGTAACTGCTTATAGAAATGGGGAAGGCTTTGGATTCAAGGGCAGATGACACACTGCCATCCACATCATTGCTTCCAGAAGGTGATGTAAGAACTTTAATTTAAATGAGGAAAGTAGCTACTACTACAAAGTCATGGGCGAAAGATaacatttcaaaggtaaaaaaTTTTCTACAGCATACAACAGGTATTTATGAAAGGATCCTCAAAACGAAGAAAGAAATAAGAGATTGTGCAGCAAATTGGGAATAGAGGATCAAAGACTTCATCAAGCAgtgtaaaattttgaataaaatattggccttgggtgaagaagtgattaaaatgaatatttgttgGGAGGAGATGATTTTGATAGTTTGCAATCTTATATCTTTATAATAGAATTTAAGATAGAATTTCTTGAGCAATGCAGGTCAAGGATATTGGAGGCACATGCTCCTCTTTTGAAATCAATTggtaaatatgagaattttgtaaagaacttgttaagggcatatggTCACGATATTTTGAAAGATGGTTGCCTGAAGGAAGGTGTAGTGTTAGATCAGTGGGATCAATATGCGGCTCATCATTCTGGGCCTACATTGAAGTCTAATATAGAATTAATGGATAGGTACTCATTTTTTACTTCTCAGTGTATACATGTGGAGGGATTAATTGATAAGTTGGTCAACAGATGGGAGCaggcaaagaaaattttgaagaagtttgAGTTCCGGATTTCATACGTTGCTAATCCTCCTAAAGATACAATTGCATTTTTTATCAGTAACTATAAGAGCTATAAAAAGGAGTAAAGGATGATCATATAGTTGCCACACATGCAATTTTGACatctttttgaagatatttttggttACCACAAAGGTTGAGAGTTCAATTGTTGTACAACACCAACTTCAGTTTTTGGGCAAATTTTGCATGGTTGTAATGGTCAATTTCAAGAATGCAAGTTTCGTAGTAATAGTTAATTGCTAGTTTCATTGGAGTTTAAGGAAAATACTTGCATGTCAACTGCTGCTCCTTATTTTTTTAACACTTAGTTCAAATAGCATTAATTCCTAGAATTTAGGACATGAAACTCTATAAGTTagaaattttgattcattgtaagggtccaagaattgatgatttgaggtccaatttagagattccattagagatttttatgcacatttttatgattttagaagaatttttgtgatactctttgaattttaatacaaaaagaagcttgtggatttcctgatctacttgtgtgttctatatggttattttcttcataatctagtaacttctattatttgaatcaacaactagttctttttggatgctttgttattttatgaatcatattgcgcatgtaaatggtatatgaggattaaatttaTAGGGTGATTATTGGTTGGGTAATATTAATTTATGTTGGTGTGTGAAGTTGATTGACTTTATATACTTTCTGGAGATCGTTATCTGAATGTTGGTTAGTAATATTGATAATATTGGGATTATGAAATTATGACCGTGTGGATCATTTAGTTGTTATTGTattgatttcattgttattttcttgttcccctGATCTacctttttttgtttatttttgagagaatctaaattagaaaatacaaaaaaagtagGTAATTCAAAGTTGTTCCAACTAGcaggccccttgataggtacaatcacatcaaccattgagtgacCCAACACCgtcgtgacccgactatagagaccttggagtaattagtcttCTAAGattgatttctttttaggagaggtggcgagtgttcacataaactacctgactattggtgagtgtgtcaaaacacccatcaacagaaactggtgctagaaggagggcctgaaGGACAAATTTTCTTAACTTTCAATTGCGTGGTCACACTATGACCTAACATGGTACTCCTAGGAGATAGACTTTTACCATTCACACAACTCAACATCAACTACGAACAAGATGAAATCATTCCCCAACTATACTCTCTTTCTTGTGATAGTAGAAGGAATCATAGTGATTGGTTACAAACATGACAAGTCCTTGACAACAAAAGCCAAAAGGGTATATGCATAGAAGCGGAGGCACAAAGGAAACTCCTTGCTCAAAGAAACCCTCAACTACCTCCTCCACAACCAAGAAATTGAGATACTAAAGCTGGagtgtatatcatctttctctttaGAGAGGTTTCATAAATTTGTTAGGAGTAACTCTTCCCCATCAAACTTAGTAGAGTTAGGGTCAGTAACTAGGAAGAATAGGAATAAAGCTAAAGGACAGTCTTCAACAGACCCACCAATACAATCATCTGAATCCAATGTAGAAGACCAGCTAATCCTGGATCCTCAACCCGTCGTTGCACCCTTCATAACTCAACATCCACCACCACCTGaaatggcctacttcaaccaagacaACACACCATTGGGAAATATACCTGAAGGGACACATGACCTACCTAGGAATCCAAACAAAATATGTAGTAAGTTCTACTTTGGGGGAACTAGGACCGCAGAGGAGCATGTTGAAGAATCAAGGATGCAGTGGTTcattacaacattcaacatcaggATGTGGTATGTATActtttcccatattcacttggggagaacgGGTATAATTGGTATTTGACTCTACTAGCAAACTCCATTGACAGTTGGGTTGTTTTAGATAAATCTTTTATCAATCAATTTTGGGTGTATGTTGATCGTGGAACATTGTACTATCATTTTTCTGCCCTTAAGAAGTTACCTAATGAACCTTTGACAACTTTCAATACCAACTTCCAAAGGGCATACAAGAGATTACAGGCTCCTTACCAAGTAGCACCAAATGTAGCAATTGATTCGTATTTAAGAGCCATTGACCCTTGGAGTGTGATGTTTACTAAGAAGAGTGTGCCTGAAGATCAAAGGGATACCTTTGCAAAAGTTTATGCATTGGCAATCAACATGAATCAAGAACTAAATCATATACCTAGGTGGATTGTATACAACTTACCCATAGGAGTGAACCAAGGAAACTACAACCAACTCCCCGGGGTACCATACCCTTACCAATAGGAGCCCCAATGATGAGCATGGTACCACTTTATGCACCTCAACCTCAAGCTAGTCAACAATTTATTGTAGAGGCTTTACAATGGCAGAACAATGCCAATGTTGCCCCTTTCCAAACATAGTATGTTGATCAAATACATGGGACAGGGCAATAGTATGGTAACTTACACACAGCAAAACAAGCCCTAACTTCGATACCTGAGAGTCAAGGGTCACACATATCTACTGAAGTAGAAGCTTTGAAGAAGATCATTTTGCAAGTTACTTCAGATCTTAGTCAACTAAAGATTAATCCTCCAGGATTATACAACCAATCCCAATCGTATAATAATCAGCGTGGttacaataatcaaaatcaaaatcaaagataTAATTCCAAGCCATACAATAGACAATGGAACACGGTCCAAACAATGGTGGACTAAATCATGACCATCCTAATGCAAGAGAAAACCATAATAGAACACAAAGTGTTAACTTGGTAGACATGAATTTACTAActaattggtgcaggttgcatgatACAGCATCACATTTAGAAGTCAATTGTGTACAATTTGAAAAAATGATTATGATTTCTCAAGTGGATTCACAGCCAAAAGGGTGCTCTAATAAGGAACCAAAAAAGGTTAATACAACAATGTTGGTTGACACCTTCCTTTACAAAGAATTTCAAGAAGAAGCTGAAATTGAACCATCTGTTTATGATGTGCAAGCCTTCCAAACTAGAAATAATTACAATCTCAAAAGTCAAGGCAAGGCACCATTGACAGAACCACCTCCCCCAAAAGGTGGATTTGTACCTCCTGATGCAAACGCAAGCAACAATCCTCCTCCCCCTTAGGATTTTCAAGGATACATCCTAGACAAGGACAAAGCCAAGAATATGTTAtaaaatgatcatttgatgttaccaaggagatggagaggactacAACAACTATGTCATTAATGGAAGTGTTGAGATATTGCCCCGAACAGAAGAAGGCTCTTCTCAAGAAATTAGAACAGTTGGAATCTCAGAGCAGTGAGATCAAGATGGCTGACTTGAATGAGGTCAATGCTAATATCAATAATGATGCCATCAAAAACCCTCCATTCCTACTCAACCTAAAGATATGCACAAATCATTTACATTATTGTTTGGTAGATTCAGGCACTTCTAGAAATGAAATGCCTTATTCCATATGTCAGAAGCTTGGTCTTAACCCGGTGTGTTCGAACAACAAGGTGACACAATTAGACAAGACTTAGGTGAATGTGATTAGGGATTTCAAAGATGTATACATTTAGTTGGGTGTTGATCCGTGCATATCATGTTACATTGACATCCAAGTAGTTGATATTCTAGAAATATACAGGATTCTTCTTAGTAGAGATTTGTCTTAGACTTTGGGAGGTTACTTTTCAACttgttttacatacttatggcttccaCGGAAGGGTGCAAGTAACCAAATACGGATTGACAGTAAAGCCAAGTTGAAGAAATTGGTTACAAATTATGGGGCTCCCAATGAGGTAGCATATGCTTAAGTAAGTCCAAGAGTTTATAGAGTGAATAAAATTCTCACCTTCTCTACACCTCCAATTCTCGAGTCCCATCAAGTTGATGTAGAAGAACATATGGGGGGGATTAAGGATTTCATTGCAGGAATGAAACAAGGGATGTTCTTGTTAGGAGATGACATTAGAGTACAAGATTTATTACTCCCGCAATGGT
This genomic stretch from Cryptomeria japonica chromosome 8, Sugi_1.0, whole genome shotgun sequence harbors:
- the LOC131067830 gene encoding uncharacterized protein LOC131067830 produces the protein MDQEEEFESPLTTEELKQKLNEKMKEVEYLAKQMSLGITVDLAATPQAEIHPVRPAIEGVVATTEQPSQEAQPSSTTTTPTTIATTTTTTTPATTSTTSVAPIVSTMPQPLVTTMVTPSFFVSQMSVPAMTPTTERITIHNVESD